A genomic stretch from Penicillium digitatum chromosome 4, complete sequence includes:
- a CDS encoding Kinesin family protein: protein MSVRVVARIRPLLKSEREADVIVRTGSSAVTDSKLRQSINGEKSDKSDKKLAALRDRDNVVRIPNPKNEGEEYAFQFNGVYDADVSQQELFDAEVAPTIKHLLNGFDVTIFAYGVTGTGKTHTMRGGKTLADRGVIPRLLSGIYRRSRKIEKDSDEQTTVQVALSYYEIYNDKVYDLFEPPEKRTLSGLPLRDNGGKTVVCGLSEKPCTTLKEFEQLYDQANTNRSTSATKLNAHSSRSHAVLGVKVTISSSDKVRVSTASAIDLAGSEDNRRTENDKERMVESASINKSLFVLAQCVEAINKKQHRIPYRESKMTRILSLGQNNGLTVMILNLASVRSYHLDTISSLNVANRTRKIEVREVENDPMFKGPARPSTRSSIGTRQPLRALTASVNVNMPASAAKDSAEKEDGKPVKAFSVYSDKPQPKLISQLRKPEAPKRTSTSNAPSGLPSLKLARQPLGAQPTVRHDDISAARIEEMVERKVEEILAVRAVSEQSRQTQADELNEQLKKRLEQLEQRIDGTEDARAEGLSYLLMAKQHQARGEDSSALRMYQLAAPHFPHNEKLAGKIAALKQRVLAKTWEEKVHCPLKSTGSMLSLKKDATKTLGKREAESHEDEYMDQHQAGFSSDEDVPRPRHKKRASAKLSQIEETPELLDSENPSISPRTLHVLSIINSRDVSQIKLLKGVGAKKAEALVDCLCEMDQTLLDITDSGSVSDQSQFQVNSLAQLSQLKGVGVKTVENMRQGVLA from the exons ATGAGTGTCCGAGTTGTTGCGCGTATTCGTCCCCTTCTCAAGTCCGAACGGGAGGCCGATGTGATCGTTCGAACAGGATCTTCAGCTGTCACCGACTCCAAATTACGTCAGTCTATAAATGGCGAGAAGAGTGACAAAAGCGACAAGAAATTGGCGGCATTGAGGGACAGGGATAATGTGGTTCGGATTCCAAACCCCAAGAATGAGGGAGAAGAGTATGCGTTCCAGTTCAATGGGGTATACGATGCGGATGTGTCGCAGCAGGAGCTGTTTGATGCTGAAG TGGCGCCAACGATCAAGCATCTTCTCAACGGATTCGACGTGACTATCTTCGCATACGGCGTCACCGGAACAGGAAAGACACACACAATGCGTGGGGGGAAAACCTTGGCAGACCGGGGTGTAATTCCCCGGCTACTCAGTGGCATCTACAGACGCAGCAGGAAGATTGAGAAGGATAGCGATGAACAGACGACGGTTCAGGTTGCCCTGAGCTATTATGAAATCTACAACGACAAGGTGTACGACTTGTTCGAGCCGCCCGAGAAGCGCACACTGTCAGGTCTTCCCCTCCGAGATAATGGCGGCAAAACTGTGGTTTGCGGCTTGAGTGAGAAGCCATGTACTACTTTGAAGGAGTTTGAGCAGCTTTATGACCAGGCCAACACTAACCGATCTACCTCCGCGACAAAG CTCAACGCCCATTCGTCTCGATCTCACGCCGTTCTCGGCGTGAAGGTCACCATCTCCTCTTCCGACAAGGTTCGCGTCAGCACTGCATCTGCTATTGATCTTGCAGGATCTGAAGACAACCGAAGGACGGAAAATGACAAAGAGCGCATGGTTGAATCGGCTAGCATTAACAAGAGTCTGTTTGTTCTGGCACAGTGTGTCGAAGCTATCAACAAGAAGCAGCATCGCATCCCATACCGCGAATCTAAGATGACAAGAATTTTGTCCTTAGGGCAGAACAATGGCTTGACAGTGATGATTCTTAACCTCGCGTCTGTTCGCTCCTACCATCTTGACACAATCAGCTCCCTGAACGTTGCCAATCGCACACGGAAGATCGAGGTCCGCGAAGTAGAAAACGATCCCATGTTCAAGGGTCCGGCCCGACCATCGACCCGGTCATCTATAGGCACGCGGCAACCTTTGCGTGCACTAACTGCTTCTGTGAACGTAAATATGCCGGCGTCCGCTGCAAAGGACTCCGCAGAAAAGGAAGACGGCAAGCCCGTGAAGGCATTCAGCGTGTATTCGGACAAGCCGCAACCGAAGCTTATTAGCCAGCTTCGGAAACCCGAAGCACCGAAACGCACCTCGACCTCCAACGCCCCCTCCGGTCTTCCGTCACTGAAGCTCGCTCGTCAGCCTCTCGGTGCGCAACCCACCGTGCGCCATGATGACATCTCGGCTGCTAGGATTGAGGAGATGGTTGAGAGGAAGGTCGAGGAGATCCTAGCAGTGCGGGCCGTGAGCGAACAGTCGAGACAGACGCAAGCCGATGAGCTTAATGAGCAGCTAAAAAAGCGACTGGAGCAACTGGAACAGCGCATTGATGGCACAGAAGATGCGCGGGCCGAGGGCCTGTCGTACCTGCTGATGGCTAAACAACACCAGGCACGTGGTGAAGACAGCTCAGCCTTGAGAATGTATCAACTGGCAGCTCCTCACTTCCCTCATAATGAGAAGCTGGCAGGCAAGATTGCTGCTCTGAAACAGCGCGTTCTTGCAAAGACTTGGGAAGAGAAAGTCCATTGCCCACTCAAGAGCACGGGTAGCATGCTCTCCCTCAAGAAGGACGCAACAAAAACCCTTGGCAAACGCGAAGCAGAAAGCCACGAGGATGAATACATGGACCAGCATCAAGCCGGCTTTTCAAGCGACGAGGATGTTCCTCGCCCAAGACACAAGAAGCGTGCTTCAGCCAAGCTCAGTCAGATCGAGGAAACCCCCGAACTCCTTGATAGTGAGAACCCGTCCATCTCTCCCCGAACTTTGCACGTCCTTTCCATCATCAACTCGCGGGATGTGAGCcagatcaaattgctcaaAGGAGTGGGCGCCAAGAAAGCAGAGGCTCTTGTTGATTGCCTTTGCGAGATGGACCAGACATTATTGGATATAACCGACAGTGGAAGCGTCTCCGACCAGTCCCAATTCCAGGTTAACAGCCTGGCGCAACTGAGCCAGCTGAAAGGTGTTGGGGTCAAGACGGTCGAGAACATGAGACAAGGGGTATTGGCGTGA
- a CDS encoding Major facilitator superfamily domain, general substrate transporter gives MTDEKLDLKASDLGHSASTLGQLPEWDPSQEQKARRKIDMTVLPLLFLGLLVFQLDRMNIASALTGGFAADIKISQSTVNLGNQLMFMGIVVFEIPCNMALQRVGPRKWISAQVFFFGLLATMQVFVRNRGSFLAVRLLLGFAEAGYIPGAVYTLSSWYTKRELAKRVAIFFFGMFGGNALSPILASGILKLDGRHGLRGWRWLFLIEGLFTIFVSFLLSLLLPGSPDLTRPLLSPGIIKFSDSEKEILQKRLEQDTGGSAEGAYGVHIPLKVVFRTVACYRRWPHFISTFVVFSTWSPLTTYTPTIIMSLGFDRTAANALAAVGAFLSLGVVFFFAYMSDRTNLRGASVVAAQACYLIALIVNLKVQPHAGKWSRWGLWTAVNSLAVGYHPIHNFWVQINCRDPGERSISIAMWVMSAISGLMVGTQYFQVGDKPFYSTGLRTMIIMVSVGIASALTQIVIYVVHNRRVAQGKHQPKDGLAPMVYVP, from the exons ATGACCGATGAGAAGCTAGATCTCAAGGCTAGCGACTTGGGGCATTCAGCTTCAACGCTGGGCCAATTGCCAGAATGGGATCCTAGCCAGGAGCAAAAGGCTCGCAGAAA GATCGATATGACGGTTTTGCCTCTGCTTTTTCTCGGTCTTCTTGTTTTCCAGCTAGATCGCATGAATATTGCGAGTGCATTGACGGGCGGCTTCGCCGCGGATATCAAAATCTCACAATCAACAGTCAATTTGGGGAATCAGCTTATGTTTATGGGCATCGTGGTCTTTGAGATACCATGTAACATGGCCTTGCAACGG GTTGGTCCTCGCAAGTGGATTTCGGCCCAGGTTTTTTTCTTCGGTTTACTCGCTACGATGCAAGTCTTTGTTCGCAATCGAGGTTCATTCCTAGCTGTCCGGCTGCTTCTAGGGTTCGCCGAGGCTGGGTATATCCCCGGTGCCGTTTACACTTTATCATCGTGGTATACGAAAAGGGAATTGGCCAAGAGAGTTgccattttcttctttggaATGTTTGGGGGCAATGCCTTGAGTCCTATCCTGGCCTCTGGTATCCTGAAATTAGATGGCCGACACGGTCTTCGAGGATGGCGGTGGCTCTTCCTCA TTGAGGGGCTATTCACGATATTCGTCTCATTCCTCCTGTCTCTACTCCTCCCTGGATCACCCGATCTGACCAGGCCACTATTAAGCCCGGGAATTATCAAGTTTTCCGACTCCGAGAAAGAAATCCTTCAAAAACGACTCGAACAAGACACTGGCGGAAGTGCAGAGGGCGCATATGGCGTGCACATTCCGTTGAAAGTTGTCTTCCGCACTGTGGCTTGCTATCGTCGCTGGCCACACTTCATTTCTACCTTCGTCGTGTTTTCAACATGGAGTCCTCTAACCACTTACACGCCAACTATCATCAT GTCACTCGGCTTTGACAGAACGGCAGCAAACGCTCTAGCCGCAGTCGGCGCATTCCTGTCACTCGGAGTTGTGTTTTTCTTCGCCTACATGAGCGATCGAACTAATCTCAGAGGTGCATCTGTGGTTGCTGCTCAAGCCTGCTACCTCATTGCCCTGATAGTCAATCTCAAGGTCCAGCCCCATGCTGGTAAATGGTCACGCTGGGGACTTTGGACCGCTGTGAATAGTTTGGCTGTGGGATATCACCCCATACATAACTTCTGGGTTCAGATCAACTGTCGAGATCCGGGGGAGCGGAGTATCAGCATTGC GATGTGGGTTATGTCTGCAATCAGTGGTTTGATGGTTGGGACACAGTATTTCCAAGTGGGTGATAAACCATT TTATTCAACAGGCCTACGTACCATGATCATCATGGTATCTGTAGGAATCGCGAGTGCCTTGACGCAGATTGTCATTTATGTCGTTCACAACCGGCGTGTTGCTCAAGGCAAACATCAGCCCAAGGATGGGTTGGCACCTATGGTGTATGTCCCTTGA
- a CDS encoding Short-chain dehydrogenase/reductase SDR, which produces MTTFFTDQHVPGTNLTGQWTVISGSYKGVGLEAAKYFASWGANIILACCEPPAWELHPTAAVDECNALTAANGHSSTIEWWQINLADLSSVEAFCQRWLQGDRPLDILSSSSGQLLVSCATDPTTPTISSSQCRTSSHLHDCFHQLGAFDLDHVNGGPGQKGDDYLNNKLDFQMWVAELQSKTPQEPRLPPYHSQRRSSRLCGFRVYGSVFRPRETPQVD; this is translated from the exons ATGACCACATTCTTCACAGACCAACACGTTCCCGGCACCAATCTGACAGGACAATGGACCGTTATCTCCGGATCTTACAAAGGAGTTGGCCTTGAAGCAGCCAAATACTTCGCATCATGGGGCGCAAACATAATCCTCGCCTGCTGCGAACCACCCGCATGGGAACTACACCCAACAGCCGCTGTGGACGAATGCAACGCCCTCACCGCGGCGAACGGGCATTCGTCCACTATCGAATGGTGGCAGATTAACCTGGCGGATCTCAGCAGCGTCGAGGCTTTCTGTCAAAGATGGCTTCAAGGCGACCGCCCTTTGGACATCCTGT CTAGTTCATCAG GTCAACTTCTTGTCTCCTGTGCTACCGACCCTACGACTCCGACCATCTCTAGCTCGCAGTGCCGAACCTCGAGTCATCTGCACGACTGCTTTCACCAACTCGGGGCCTTCGATCTGGACCATGTCAATGGTGGACCCGGCCAGAAGGGCGACGATTATCTGAACAATAAGCTTGACTTCCAAATGTGGGTTGCAGAATTGCAGTCCAAGACTCCTCAAGAACCCCGACTCCCTCCATATCACAGTCAACGGCGTTCATCCCGGCTTTGTGGCTTTCGGGTATATGGGTCCGTCTTCAGGCCACGGGAAACGCCGCAAGTGGACTGA
- a CDS encoding Flavin-containing monooxygenase-like, with protein sequence MAVKRVAVIGAGPAGAIAIDALAQEQAFDIIRVFERREGAGGCWIGDSSQPPTLRDFVSLATRTADPPLPVPEKLPAQTPKSDQPRFTESSVYPYLETNVDYLPMQFSQEPFPAERSKLSISHHGPETPFRKWDVVRKYIEGLVDRRGYGDFVAYNTTVELVEKVGTEWKVMLRKNGDKSDYWWVEWFDAVVVASGHFWVPYIPQIEGLEAMEKTRPGSVIHSKHFRGREKFVDKRVVVVGASVSAADIAVDLVETAKAPVHAITIGHAPNGYFGDEAFNHPKIQKHPSIERVSNRTVHLTNGNCIDNVDHIVFGTGYSWTLPFLPSVPVHNNRIPGLYQHVVWQEDPTLLFIGAVAAGLTFKVFEWQSVLAARLLAGRATLPSAEAMQKWEADRIKVRGDGVKFTLLFPDFEDYFETLRHLAGEGVEGKGRKLPKFCREWVRAFLEGFERRKAMWKRLNTNSRALLNTETTQQEIARL encoded by the exons ATGGCTGTCAAACGTGTCGCGGTCATTGGTGCTGGGCCGGCGGGAGCCATTGCCATAGATGCTTTGGCGCAAGAGCAGGCCTTTGACATCATTCGTGTATTTGAGCGCCGGGAGGGAGCTGGAGGATGTTG GATTGGCGACTCATCGCAGCCTCCGACGCTCCGCGACTTTGTATCTCTAGCGACAAGAACAGCCGATCCACCGCTACCTGTCCCTGAAAAGCTGCCTGCGCAGACTCCAAAGTCAGACCAACCTCGTTTTACCGAGTCGTCTGTTTACCCTTATTTGGAAACCAATGTTGACTATTTGCCCATGCAGTTCTCCCAGGAACCTTTCCCAGCGGAGCGTAGCAAACTCTCTATATCTCACCATGGACCTGAGACTCCATTTCGAAAGTGGGACGTAGTTCGAAAATACATTGAGGGTCTTGTGGATCGCCGGGGCTACGGCGACTTTGTTGCATACAATACCACAGTCGAACTGGTCGAGAAGGTGGGGACGGAGTGGAAAGTAATGCTCCGCAAAAATGGCGACAAGAGTGACTACTGGTGGGTTGAGTGGTTTGATGCGGTTGTTGTGGCGAGTGGTCACTTCTGGGTGCCTTATATACCCCAAATAGAAGGCTTGGAGGCAATGGAGAAGACCAGACCGGGGAGCGTGATTCACAGCAAACACTTCCGCGGGAGAGAGAAGTTTGTCGACAAG CGAGTTGTGGTTGTGGGCGCATCCGTCTCAGCAGCCGACATCGCAGTCGATCTTGTGGAAACGGCAAAGGCACCAGTCCACGCAATTACAATTGGCCATGCGCCCAACGGGTACTTTGGCGACGAGGCGTTTAACCACCCGAAGATACAAAAACATCCATCAATAGAACGAGTCTCGAACCGAACTGTGCACTTGACGAACGGAAATTGTATCGACAACGTTGACCACATAGTCTTCGGCACAGGTTACAGCTGGACGCTGCCATTCCTACCGTCCGTTCCAGTCCACAATAACCGCATCCCTGGTTTGTACCAACACGTTGTGTGGCAAGAAGACCCGACACTATTGTTTATCGGCGCCGTCGCGGCTGGTCTGACCTTCAAGGTCTTTGAATGGCAATCGGTTTTAGCTGCACGGCTACTGGCCGGTCGAGCCACTCTACCGTCTGCTGAAGCGATGCAAAAATGGGAAGCGGATCGGATCAAGGTTCGGGGTGACGGCGTGAAGTTTACACTGCTCTTCCCAGACTTCGAAGACTACTTTGAGACGCTGAGACACCTAGCCGGAGAGGGAGTAGAGGGAAAGGGACGCAAGCTGCCCAAGTTTTGCCGCGAGTGGGTAAGGGCATTTTTGGAGGGATTTGAACGCCGTAAGGCGATGTGGAAGAGATTGAACACGAATTCTCGGGCTTTGTTGAATACGGAGACTACTCAACAGGAAATAGCTCGGCTTTGA
- a CDS encoding ABC transporter, integral membrane type 1 has translation MLLRAARSPCWRTAQFAHPSLTGHLRSTRLNGTHLRTFTSSNNSLWSQSTDKKEPASVKATPTSTPAPSQLANANIIPKPEDSGNAKIPPKKDLLSESMAGKNEQREADWAIMKEMAKYLWPKNDWGTKLRVSTALSLLIGGKILNVEIPFYFKNIVDSMNVDFATLGGTAYTVAGSMIIAYGVTRIGATLFQELRNAVFASVAQKAIRKVASNVFDHLLQLDLNFHLSRQTGGLTRALDRGTKGISFLLTSMVFHVVPTALEISLVCGILTYQYGLQFAAITTATMIAYTAFTITTTAWRTKFRRQANAADNLGATVAVDSLINYEAVKYFNNEKFEVARYDKALKKYEDASIKVTTSLAFLNSGQNMIFSSALAAMMYLACNGVANGSMTVGDLVMVNQLVFQLSVPLNFLGSVYRELRQSLLDMETLFNLQKVNVTIQERPNAKPLQLTHGGEIRFENVTFGYHPDRPILKNATFTIPAGQKFAIVGPSGCGKSTILRLLFRFYDVQSGRILIDGQDIRNVTVDSLRKIIGVVPQDTPLFNDTIAHNIRYGRIDASDEEVRRAAERAHIHKLIEGLPDGYQTAVGERGMMISGGEKQRLAVSRLILKDPQLLFFDEATSALDTYTEQALLQNIHSILKDKSRTSVFVAHRLRTICDSDQILVLKDGRVAEMGSHRELLERDGTYAELWKTQEQSIAQDLDLVQDIDLDQSQEEDVQPKT, from the exons ATGCTGCTCAGAGCCGCACGATCGCCGTGCTGGCGCACAGCGCAATTCGCTCATCCAAGCCTCACTGGCCACCTACGAAGCACACGACTCAATGGAACACACCTACGTACGTTCACATCAAGTAACAATTCATTATGGAGTCAGTCCACAGACAAAAAAGAACCTGCATCTGTCAAAGCTACTCCTACCTCTACTCCCGCACCATCACAACTAGCCAATGCCAACATCATCCCAAAGCCGGAAGACAGCGGCAATGCGAAGATTCCACCAAAGAAGGACTTGCTGAGCGAGTCCATGGCTGGAAAAAATGAACAAAGGGAGGCAGACTGGGCTATTATGAAAGAAATGGCCAAGTATCTGTGGCCGAAG AATGATTGGGGCACAAAGCTTCGTGTCAGCACGGCACTTTCATTGCTTATTGGAGGAAAG ATCCTCAATGTGGAGATCCCCTTCTACTTCAAGAACATTGTCGACTCCATGAATGTAGACTTTGCTACCCTCGGCGGAACTGCCTACACAGTGGCTGGATCCATGATCATTGCTT ATGGCGTGACTCGAATTGGAGCCACATTATTTCAAGAGCTACGTAACGCGGTGTTTGCCAGCGTTGCGCAGAAGGCAATTCGGAAGGTGGCGTCAAATGTTTTCGACCATCTGTTACAACTGGATCTCAACTTCCACCTCTCTCGGCAGACTGGAGGTCTGACCCGCGCACTTGACCGCGGTACTAAGGGCATCAGCTTCCTCCTAACCTCCATGGTTTTCCATGTGGTTCCGACCGCACTCGAAATCTCGCTTGTCTGCGGTATTCTG ACCTACCAGTATGGCCTTCAATTTGCTGCCATCACTACAGCAACAATGATAGCTTACACGGCGTTCACCATCACTACAACCGCATGGCGAACAAAGTTCCGGAGACAGGCCAATGCAGCTGATAATCTCGGAGCAACCGTTGCTGTGGACTCGCTTATTAACTACGAGGCTGTCAAGTACTTTAATAACGAGAAGTTCGAAGTGGCACGATATGACAAGGCCTTGAAGAAGTATGAAGACGCATCAATCAAGGTGACTACGTCTCTGGCATTCCTCAACTCTGGTCAGAACATGATCTTCTCTTCTGCGCTGGCCGCAATGATGTACCTAGCTTGCAATGGAGTGGCGAACGGATCCATGACCGTCGGTGACCTAGTCATGGTCAACCAGCTGGTCTTCCAGCTCTCCGTCCCCCTCAACTTCTTGGGATCAGTCTACCGGGAGCTGCGCCAGTCCCTGCTGGACATGGAGACGCTTTTCAACCTGCAGAAGGTGAACGTCACCATCCAGGAACGACCCAACGCCAAGCCGCTGCAGCTGACGCACGGTGGCGAGATCCGCTTCGAGAACGTCACTTTCGGCTACCACCCAGACCGACCGATTCTGAAGAATGCCACCTTCACCATCCCCGCGGGACAGAAGTTCGCCATTGTCGGCCCTAGCGGCTGCGGCAAGTCTACTATCTTACGTCTGCTGTTCCGCTTCTATGACGTCCAGTCCGGCCGCATCTTGATTGATGGCCAGGACATCCGCAATGTGACCGTCGACAGCCTCCGTAAGATAATTGGAGTAGTGCCGCAGGACACCCCGCTGTTCAACGACACGATTGCCCACAACATCCGCTATGGACGGATTGATGCATCGGACGAAGAAGTGCGCCGAGCTGCAGAGCGAGCCCACATCCACAAGCTCATTGAGGGTCTGCCTGATGGCTACCAAACTGCAGTTGGTGAGCGTGGGATGATGATCTCTGGTGGTGAGAAGCAGCGGCTGGCAGTTTCTCGATTGATCCTGAAGGATCCACAATTATTGTTCTTCGATGAGGCA ACATCTGCGCTAGACACCTACACGGAGCAGGCGCTCCTGCAGAACATTCACAGCATTCTTAAGGATAAGAGCCGCACAAGCGTATTTGTGGCTCATCGTCTACGTACGATCTGCGACAGTGACCAAATTCTGGTCCTGAAGGATGGTCGTGTGGCAGAGATGGGTTCACACCGCGAGTTGCTTGAGCGTGACGGTACCTATGCAGAGCTTTGGAAAA CCCAGGAACAGTCGATAGCCCAAGACCTCGACCTCGTCCAGGACATTGACCTGGACCAGAGCCAGGAGGAGGATGTCCAGCCTAAGACGTGA
- a CDS encoding Mitochondrial protein Fmp26, putative: MRPFQGVRPLSWTRVVPRVHRQTRWVQIRAAPSGVSPVHGDILPLASTPSSVESRDARFDVVGAPYSLLSVSLSASQNLYTRRGTLVGLSGKADNVISTLSVLEPFRRAVVGVPFLYQKVSSPTPVTALVSVRSPNTSFAVVDVNGSVDWMVAQKRALLAWTGRSLTIKPTINTNLSLSHWGSSEVTGRGLIALVGNGQLYSVELKDGEQYIAHPSNVVAYTMASNPPQPYRFKSTTLTFQVPGLKTLPRLLQNAKFVRDVSDSKAYKSTMQWFHKLRTWSRMTIWGDRLFLQFDGPTTILVQSRGPRINDVLSAQEVNEIANAPSGFTSPAPRSIEDAKTLDEKPEADKTEAEKAVSNIAGLTRSVAELEQEIQGTSQSVATVRKDGKVKIEEVTSTN, encoded by the exons ATGCGCCCCTTCCAAGGTGTCCGGCCTCTGTCATGGACTCGAGTTGTTCCTCGCGTTCACCGGCAAACGCGATGGGTTCAAATTCGCGCCGCGCCCTCGGGAGTGTCTCCCGTTCATGGCGATATTCTGCCACTCGCTAGCACGCCGAGCTCTGTTGAATCACGAG ATGCGCGATTCGATGTGGTCGGCGCCCCATACTCGCTTCTTTCCGTTTCGCTCTCGGCCTCGCAGAACCTATACACACGACGCGGAACACTGGTTGGATTAAGTGGCAAGGCGGATAAC GTTATTTCCACCTTGAGTGTTCTAGAACCTTTCCGGAGGGCTGTTGTAGGAGTGCCGTTCCTTTATCAAAAG GTCTCTTCACCAACCCCTGTCACAGCTCTCGTTTCCGTTCGATCTCCCAATACCTCCTTCGCCGTCGTGGACGTCAATGGTTCCGTTGACTGGATGGTTGCCCAAAAACGGGCTCTGCTTGCATGGACGGGCCGATCACTGACCATCAAGCCGACGATCAACACAAACCTG AGTTTGTCCCATTGGGGCAGCTCCGAGGTGACTGGCAGAGGTTTAATCGCGTTGGTTGGAAATGGACAGTTGTACTCGGttgaattgaaggatggcgAGCAATACATCGCGCATCCCAG CAACGTGGTTGCTTACACCATGGCCTCCAACCCGCCTCAGCCCTACCGTTTCAAATCCACCACGCTCACCTTCCAGGTCCCAGGTCTGAAGACACTACCAAGACTTCTCCAAAATGCCAAGTTCGTTCGTGATGTGTCTGATTCCAAAGCATACAAGTCCACTATGCAGTGGTTCCACAAGCTGCGCACCTGGTCTCGAATGACCATCTGGGGAGATCGA CTCTTCTTGCAGTTTGATGGTCCCACGACGATCCTCGTTCAATCCCGCGGTCCTCGTATCAACGATGTCTTGTCCGCACAGGAAGTTAATGAGATTGCCAATGCTCCTAGTGGCTTTACCTCGCCTGCCCCTCGGTCTATCGAAGATGCAAAGACATTAGACGAGAAGCCAGAAGCCGACAAGACAGAAGCCGAAAAGGCCGTTAGCAATATCGCTGGCCTGACGCGCTCTGTCGCGGAACTCGAGCAGGAAATCCAAGGAACGAGCCAAAGCGTTGCGACGGTTCGCAAAGATGGAAAGGTCAAAATTGAGGAAGTTACTAGCACAAACTAA
- a CDS encoding Short-chain dehydrogenase/reductase SDR yields the protein MAPSVDSATTIPVMSVDGNGDPEKGLGSSGKDEPLSEKASAAGPAPATPAIDPPPDGGAQAWRVVLGAFCGLFVSFGWINCIGVFQDYYQTHQLSEFSTSTVTWITSLETFMMFFCGPIFGTIFDSYGPRWILLTGTFLHVFGLMMASLSTKYYQFILAQGICSPIGASAIFNASVNSVSTWFAKRRGFALGVTAAGSSLGGVIFPIMVTQLIPKVGFPWAMRICAFLILFMLSLANLTLKSRLPHRPKPFDILNFLRPLAECEFALTLAGAFCFFWGMFLPFTFVITQAERYGMSTHLAGYLIPILNASSIFGRTLPGYLADKVGRYNMMVATTFFSSLLVLALWLPSRGNIPVIVFSALYGFGSGAFVSLAPALVAQISDLRQVGVRNGTFFAVISFAALTGTPIGGALVPDILHDGYTRQQIFCGVVMIVGSTLFVFARGAVGGFKFTKV from the exons ATGGCTCCCTCTGTCGATAGTGCCACCACCATTCCGGTTATGAGTGTGGATGGAAATGGGGACCCAGAGAAAGGACTCGGATCATCGGGAAAAGATGAACCACTTTCTGAGAAGGCAAGTGCTGCTGGGCCAGCACCAGCAACACCGGCGATCGATCCACCACCTGATGGAGGTGCGCAGGCATGGCGAGTCGTACTAGGAGCTTTCTGTGGTCTATTCGTCAGCTTTGGCTGGATCAACT GCATCGGAGTCTTCCAAGATTACTACCAAACTCACCAACTGAGCGAGTTCTCCACTAGCACAGTAACATGGATCACATCGTTAGAGACCTTCATGATGTTCTTCTGC GGTCCAATATTCGGAACCATCTTCGACAGCTACGGTCCGCGCTGGATCCTGCTCACTGGCACATTCCTCCACGTCTTCGGTCTAATGATGGCTTCCCTTTCAACAAAGTACTACCAATTCATCCTCGCGCAAGGAATCTGCAGCCCGATCGGCGCAAGCGCCATCTTCAATGCCTCCGTCAATTCCGTCAGCACTTGGTTCGCTAAGCGTCGGGGTTTCGCCCTCGGCGTAACAGCCGCTGGATCCAGTCTGGGTGGAGTCATCTTCCCGATCATGGTCACCCAACTGATTCCCAAAGTCGGGTTCCCCTGGGCGATGAGAATCTGCGCATTCCTCATCTTGTTCATGTTGAGTCTCGCCAATCTCACGCTGAAATCAAGATTACCGCATCGCCCGAAGCCGTTTGATATCCTGAATTTCCTAAGGCCGTTGGCCGAGTGTGAGTTCGCGCTTACGCTTGCTGGTgccttttgcttcttctggGGTATGTTTTTGCCGTTCACTTTTGTTATTACCCAGGCGGAAAGATATGGCATGTCTACCCATCTTGCTGGGTATCTGATTCCAATTTTGAACGCGTCTAG CATCTTCGGACGCACCCTTCCAGGTTATCTCGCCGACAAAGTTGGCCGCTACAACATGATGGTTGCAACAACGTTCTTCTCGTCTCTTCTCGTCCTCGCCCTCTGGCTACCGTCGAGAGGCAACATCCCAGTAATTGTGTTCAGCGCCCTCTATGGCTTCGGCTCCGGTGCGTTTGTCTCACTTGCACCGGCCCTTGTAGCGCAGATCTCCGATCTTCGTCAGGTGGGCGTGCGTAACGGCACTTTCTTCGCTGTCATCTCGTTTGCAGCCTTGACTGGTACGCCTATTGGCGGTGCTCTGGTGCCAGATATTCTCCATGATGGTTATACTCGACAGCAGATATTCTGTGGTGTTGTTATGATTGTTGGGTCGACTTTGTTTGTTTTTGCCAGGGGGGCTGTTGGGGGATTTAAATTCACCAAGGTGTAG